The following coding sequences lie in one Thermosulfuriphilus ammonigenes genomic window:
- a CDS encoding cytochrome c3 family protein, whose protein sequence is MVLLVTTLAFAGDYLNSAHGNSSTGVKRTERTTTYSQGNCGHCHEQHGIINGATNSGPFPFDLFRNFFNTGATTGSYLQDDNFCFACHGAPSLQSGGITNNDYAQTFGGYTTQGPTTILEAFNQTSYHNLYDVWNFARNTFSFFTDQSNPCVACHNPHLAKRIKANPTNPSAATAVSRPTDHGTLWGDGAGEKMADFFTGKYQAPLHYSSGYEPGGTNTYDGSNLPDYATFCTDCHNSTNTIYSTTLGRNLRPIDWISEGGESGPGDKHGRNSATVAISMNAPYSSAPIGISIGFAVSCLDCHEPHGSPNPFLIRREVNGVAVSITDPNSKDMGYLCRACHMDDKAAGISSTANRWEYIHHKASDRPYVQMQCMFCHQAGGVSNCLNCHMHGKDDSWAGARATGRICF, encoded by the coding sequence ATGGTCCTTTTAGTAACCACTTTAGCCTTTGCCGGAGATTATCTTAATTCTGCCCACGGTAACAGCTCTACAGGCGTAAAACGGACAGAAAGAACAACCACTTACTCTCAAGGAAATTGTGGTCACTGTCACGAACAGCATGGAATAATAAACGGGGCCACCAACTCCGGGCCTTTCCCTTTTGACCTCTTTAGAAACTTCTTCAACACCGGAGCCACCACAGGAAGTTACCTTCAGGATGACAATTTTTGTTTTGCATGTCATGGAGCCCCATCTTTGCAAAGCGGAGGCATAACCAATAATGACTACGCTCAAACCTTTGGGGGTTATACCACCCAGGGGCCAACAACTATTTTAGAGGCCTTCAATCAAACTTCCTACCATAATCTCTACGATGTCTGGAATTTTGCACGAAATACATTTTCTTTCTTTACGGATCAGTCCAATCCTTGTGTAGCTTGCCACAACCCACACCTGGCCAAACGTATCAAGGCTAATCCAACCAACCCGTCTGCTGCCACCGCCGTATCACGCCCAACTGATCACGGAACTCTTTGGGGAGATGGGGCCGGGGAGAAGATGGCCGACTTCTTTACCGGAAAATATCAGGCCCCTCTTCATTATTCCTCAGGTTATGAGCCAGGGGGGACAAACACCTATGATGGTTCTAATCTTCCTGATTATGCTACCTTCTGTACCGATTGTCACAACTCCACAAATACCATTTATAGCACCACCTTGGGGCGCAACCTTCGCCCTATAGACTGGATAAGCGAAGGTGGAGAAAGCGGTCCGGGGGATAAGCACGGCCGAAACTCGGCTACTGTTGCCATCAGTATGAATGCCCCTTATTCATCGGCCCCTATAGGGATATCCATAGGTTTTGCAGTTTCCTGTCTGGACTGTCACGAGCCCCATGGCTCTCCCAATCCCTTTCTTATCCGTCGGGAGGTAAATGGAGTTGCTGTAAGTATTACGGATCCTAACAGCAAGGACATGGGCTACCTGTGTCGGGCCTGCCATATGGACGACAAGGCTGCCGGGATCTCCTCAACTGCTAACCGCTGGGAGTATATTCATCATAAGGCCTCTGATAGACCTTATGTTCAAATGCAGTGCATGTTTTGTCACCAGGCTGGCGGCGTATCTAACTGCCTTAATTGCCATATGCACGGTAAAGATGACAGCTGGGCCGGAGCCCGAGCCACGGGAAGGATATGCTTCTGA
- a CDS encoding methyl-accepting chemotaxis protein — MANDIVKVKKMHKRKKLNLAVKRDLQIWILSRIILVVIISISIALFIMYLFSHKRIDESFYQAHITIRRVSDLLLPVILASGGVCLAAGVIFAIFFPQQIAGPIYRLEEDLKSVARGNFAQIFRLRRTDRFHSLAEAANLALDRVRKELRQIKQEVDLLDQDLEGGKVEEARERIKRLKEYLNQLKM, encoded by the coding sequence ATGGCCAACGATATCGTTAAGGTGAAAAAGATGCACAAAAGAAAAAAGCTCAACCTGGCAGTTAAAAGGGACCTTCAGATCTGGATTCTAAGCCGCATTATCCTGGTGGTGATTATCTCCATCTCCATTGCTCTTTTCATTATGTATCTTTTTAGTCACAAACGAATAGACGAATCCTTTTACCAGGCTCATATTACCATTAGGCGAGTAAGCGACCTGCTTCTGCCGGTAATTTTAGCCTCCGGAGGAGTTTGTCTGGCGGCGGGGGTTATATTTGCCATCTTTTTCCCCCAACAGATTGCTGGTCCTATCTATCGGCTTGAAGAAGATTTAAAAAGTGTAGCCCGGGGAAATTTTGCCCAAATATTCCGACTCCGCCGGACAGATCGTTTCCATTCCCTGGCTGAGGCGGCCAATCTGGCCCTTGATCGGGTGAGAAAGGAGCTACGTCAGATAAAACAAGAAGTAGACCTCTTGGACCAGGATCTTGAAGGGGGCAAAGTGGAAGAAGCCAGGGAGCGAATAAAAAGGCTCAAAGAGTACCTTAACCAACTCAAGATGTAA
- the obgE gene encoding GTPase ObgE, with the protein MRFVDQVKIKVKAGRGGNGCVSFRREKYVPKGGPDGGDGGRGGDVILVATDQLHTLYDFRHRAVFKAHPGQHGRGKKQTGADGEDLIVYVPVGTVVKDPETGAVLKDFTRPGERWVAARGGRGGRGNAHFATPTRQAPRFAEPGQPGEERELLLELKLIADVGLVGLPNVGKSSLLARLSAARPKIADYPFTTLHPVLGVVSVGEGESFVIADIPGLIEGAHQGVGLGLDFLRHIERTKIILHVLDASRGKEALTDLEVVKKELASYEMELLQRPQAIALNKIDLIYDRSELQPLKETLEDKGYRVFLVSAVTGEGLANLTSGLYQMLREIQDHGQRGET; encoded by the coding sequence ATGCGTTTTGTTGATCAGGTAAAGATCAAAGTCAAAGCCGGGCGTGGCGGCAATGGATGTGTCAGCTTTCGGCGGGAGAAGTATGTCCCCAAGGGAGGTCCTGATGGAGGTGATGGGGGCCGGGGAGGAGATGTCATCTTGGTTGCCACAGATCAGCTCCACACCCTCTATGATTTTCGCCACCGGGCGGTCTTTAAGGCCCATCCTGGCCAACATGGACGGGGAAAGAAACAGACCGGGGCCGACGGGGAGGATCTTATCGTCTATGTGCCCGTGGGTACAGTGGTCAAGGATCCTGAGACCGGAGCAGTGCTTAAAGATTTTACCCGGCCTGGAGAGCGCTGGGTGGCCGCCCGGGGGGGGCGGGGAGGCCGGGGGAATGCCCACTTTGCCACCCCTACAAGGCAGGCCCCCCGATTTGCTGAGCCGGGGCAGCCGGGAGAGGAACGAGAACTTCTCCTGGAGCTCAAACTTATTGCCGATGTAGGTCTGGTGGGTCTGCCTAATGTCGGTAAGTCCAGCCTTTTAGCCCGTTTGTCAGCAGCCCGGCCCAAGATTGCTGATTATCCCTTTACCACCCTTCATCCTGTCTTGGGGGTGGTTTCGGTAGGGGAGGGAGAGAGTTTTGTTATCGCCGATATTCCCGGTCTTATCGAGGGGGCCCATCAGGGCGTAGGATTGGGGCTTGATTTCCTCAGACATATTGAACGAACCAAAATTATTCTCCATGTGCTTGATGCCTCCCGGGGCAAGGAGGCCCTGACTGATCTGGAGGTAGTCAAGAAGGAGCTGGCCTCCTACGAGATGGAACTTCTCCAGCGGCCTCAGGCCATAGCCCTCAACAAGATAGATTTGATCTATGATCGCTCTGAGCTTCAGCCATTAAAGGAAACCTTAGAAGATAAGGGCTATCGGGTGTTTTTGGTCTCGGCAGTTACTGGAGAGGGTTTGGCAAATTTGACCTCTGGCCTTTATCAAATGTTGCGAGAGATTCAAGACCATGGGCAAAGAGGTGAGACTTAA
- the proB gene encoding glutamate 5-kinase: protein MRLKYLQGVRRLVVKVGSAVITAADGLNRQVIDNLSAELSRFMRQGYEVVLVSSGAIACGRRKMGFHGRSLPEKQALAAIGQSGLIEAYEEAFERYGQKVAQILLTRQDLESRQRFLNARNTLKVLFTWKVLPIVNENDTVAIEEIQFGDNDTLAALTVNLVEADLLVCLSDVDALYDQDPRLSPRARPLTLVEKIDRRIVEMAGDRPGRLGRGGMGTKIKAAQMVTSAGVPMVIAGGRIPGILERIFAGEEVGTFFVPSGRKLSSRRYWIAYNLKPTGAIIIDAGAKKALVKDGASLLPVGVKAVEGNFPRGACVECLDEEGRRVAIGLSNYSAAEIRRIIGCRSPEVCRLMGAQAPPEIIHRDNLVLAEE from the coding sequence GTGAGACTTAAGTATCTTCAGGGCGTACGCCGTCTGGTGGTTAAGGTGGGCAGTGCCGTGATCACGGCCGCTGACGGCCTTAATCGCCAGGTAATCGACAATCTTTCGGCCGAACTTTCTCGCTTTATGCGCCAGGGATATGAGGTTGTTTTGGTCTCTTCCGGAGCTATTGCCTGCGGGCGGCGCAAGATGGGATTCCACGGCCGAAGCCTGCCAGAAAAGCAGGCCTTGGCGGCCATCGGTCAGAGTGGCCTTATTGAGGCCTATGAGGAGGCCTTTGAGCGATATGGTCAGAAAGTGGCCCAGATTCTTCTTACCCGGCAGGATTTAGAGAGCCGGCAGCGTTTTCTGAACGCCAGAAATACCCTGAAAGTTCTTTTTACCTGGAAGGTTCTGCCTATCGTTAACGAAAACGACACGGTGGCCATAGAGGAAATCCAGTTTGGTGACAACGATACTCTGGCGGCTCTTACCGTAAATTTAGTGGAGGCTGATCTTTTGGTCTGTCTTTCCGATGTTGATGCCCTTTATGACCAAGACCCCCGTCTTTCTCCCCGGGCCCGTCCCCTAACCTTGGTAGAAAAGATAGACCGTAGGATAGTAGAAATGGCCGGAGATCGTCCGGGCCGCTTGGGCCGAGGGGGAATGGGGACAAAGATTAAGGCCGCCCAGATGGTCACCTCTGCCGGAGTGCCTATGGTGATTGCTGGTGGTCGGATACCCGGGATTCTGGAGCGGATCTTTGCTGGTGAAGAGGTTGGCACCTTTTTTGTCCCCTCGGGACGCAAACTTTCCAGCCGGCGATACTGGATCGCCTACAATCTCAAACCTACCGGGGCCATTATTATTGATGCCGGGGCTAAAAAGGCCCTTGTCAAAGATGGGGCCAGCCTTCTTCCGGTAGGGGTCAAGGCTGTAGAGGGTAATTTCCCCCGGGGGGCCTGTGTAGAATGCCTGGATGAAGAAGGCCGCCGTGTGGCCATAGGGCTCAGCAACTATTCAGCGGCCGAGATTAGAAGGATCATTGGTTGCCGTAGCCCTGAAGTCTGTCGTCTTATGGGAGCTCAGGCCCCTCCGGAGATCATCCACCGGGACAACCTGGTTCTGGCCGAAGAATAG
- a CDS encoding YncE family protein: MLLRFFTFLIFFLLLKGSCLGARVNIFLNIINPPPEEISFKLKKLYLLKEGERKLPLLQGKYVSSRVSFGQTLLTTQEIPPGTYKGLSLEISDVCLGEGHLSSPAEPVIINLPFRLRGKASLSLFILWYVRDSIQGSRFLPSFTGRLQGRPLREETLYVSCDDIDTLFAIRADTNQVVASLAVSGSPTDMAISTAGNRLYVLAQDDRAINVIELSSFRPIDSFFLPLATRPKYLALVGSRSAVITDPDSHFLLLVNLTSGGLLSSKRLGYQPSEVLYWEDKGQIFVSSPTDQVVYILNTDLSSGGKLTGIMDPRGLWIREKRLYVAEYRPGTLSIFNLDTGELVGRVRSGRGTIRVSGSDSRLYISNEEEGTVGIISPGQLTISKKIRVNGSPFTMATYNQRKWLYVADRKGKGLVVIDTISEKIVGRIELGGTPFALVVHH, encoded by the coding sequence ATGCTTCTGAGATTTTTTACCTTCTTGATCTTTTTTCTTCTTCTTAAAGGAAGCTGTCTGGGGGCAAGGGTTAATATCTTTTTAAACATCATCAACCCCCCACCAGAAGAGATTAGCTTCAAACTAAAAAAACTCTATCTCCTCAAAGAAGGGGAAAGAAAGCTTCCTCTGCTTCAGGGAAAGTACGTCTCTTCTCGAGTATCTTTCGGCCAGACGCTCTTAACCACTCAAGAAATCCCCCCTGGGACTTATAAAGGCCTCTCCCTAGAGATTAGTGATGTCTGCCTAGGGGAAGGGCATTTAAGCTCTCCAGCCGAACCGGTGATAATAAATCTTCCGTTTAGGCTTAGAGGAAAAGCAAGCCTTAGCCTTTTTATTCTCTGGTATGTGCGAGACTCCATTCAGGGATCTCGTTTTCTTCCTAGTTTTACCGGCCGACTACAAGGAAGACCACTTCGTGAAGAAACCCTTTACGTGAGCTGCGATGATATAGACACCCTTTTTGCCATCCGGGCTGACACCAATCAGGTGGTAGCCTCTTTGGCCGTCTCTGGCTCTCCTACCGACATGGCTATCTCCACCGCAGGTAATCGTCTCTATGTACTGGCCCAGGATGACCGAGCCATCAATGTAATCGAGCTTTCTTCTTTCCGACCCATAGACTCCTTTTTTCTTCCTTTAGCCACCCGTCCCAAATATCTGGCCCTGGTAGGATCTAGATCAGCCGTAATTACTGATCCGGATTCACACTTTCTTCTGCTGGTAAACCTTACCTCTGGAGGCCTTCTTTCTTCTAAACGACTTGGCTATCAACCGTCGGAGGTCCTCTATTGGGAGGATAAGGGCCAGATTTTTGTCTCCTCCCCTACAGATCAGGTGGTTTATATCCTCAACACAGATCTTTCCTCGGGTGGAAAGCTCACCGGGATTATGGATCCCAGAGGGTTATGGATTAGGGAGAAAAGACTTTATGTAGCCGAATATCGTCCTGGGACCTTGAGCATATTTAACCTTGACACCGGAGAGTTAGTAGGTCGGGTTCGTAGCGGTCGAGGAACAATTAGAGTTTCGGGATCAGATAGCCGATTATATATAAGTAACGAGGAAGAGGGGACTGTAGGCATTATTTCCCCCGGGCAACTTACCATTTCTAAGAAAATTCGTGTAAATGGTTCTCCCTTTACCATGGCCACCTATAATCAACGCAAATGGCTCTATGTGGCTGATCGCAAGGGCAAGGGTTTGGTAGTTATCGACACCATTTCTGAAAAAATAGTTGGCCGAATAGAACTGGGAGGAACCCCTTTTGCGCTGGTAGTCCATCACTAA
- a CDS encoding ATP-dependent helicase, which translates to MKRIDYQALLNPAQYEAVTTLYGPLLVIAGAGSGKTRTLVYRMARLVEEGIPPEKILLLTFTRKAATEMLRRASAILSEDRCERVLGGTFHSLSHLMLREYGELVGLSRHFTIMDRGDAEDAINLLRNALGLAGKGRRFPKKETIAAIFSKMVNKMMGLEDLIEAEYPHLLGDIEDLARLFRHYVQYKLEHQLLDYDDLLVYWRRILAEFPRVRESVAERFNFIMVDEYQDTNHLQAEIVRFMAEGHENVMVVGDDSQSIYSFRGANFRNILEFPRLFPGAKIIKLEENYRSTQPILDLANAAIARAKEKYTKCLHTKRKGGELPVVFRGRDEAEQSRFIADRILELREEGVELSDIAVLFRSSYHSFDLELELTKRDIPFVKQGGMKLIETAHIKDIIAHLRIIVNPIDMLSWNRILLLIEGVGPKTSQQLINYLRYTPEPIKALETYPAKPAIREGLGRLARTLLAMAKEGLSPEERLEILFEYYLPLLSRVYHDDYPKREKDLDHLLSIVGRYQDLDDFLTDLALEPPEASVASVEPYDTDRECLVLSTIHSAKGLEWHTVFVISLVEGRFPSGYSLGREDDLEEERRLFYVAVTRARERLYLTYPGTMYIPGQGRTIAKASRFLAELPARLSRNWHEIQAELSPDEASVVINIETGPAFQPGEWVKHPVFGTGQVRGMTDQHKVVVNFETAGTKTLHLKYVKLERLAP; encoded by the coding sequence ATGAAAAGGATAGATTATCAGGCCCTTTTGAACCCCGCCCAATATGAGGCTGTAACCACTCTCTATGGCCCTCTTTTGGTTATTGCCGGGGCGGGCTCCGGTAAGACCAGAACCCTCGTTTATCGAATGGCCCGCTTGGTAGAGGAAGGGATCCCTCCAGAGAAGATTCTCCTTCTGACTTTTACCCGAAAGGCGGCTACCGAAATGCTTCGCCGGGCCTCGGCTATCCTCTCGGAAGATCGTTGCGAACGGGTTCTGGGGGGGACCTTTCATAGCCTCTCCCATCTGATGCTCCGAGAATATGGGGAGCTGGTGGGCCTGTCCCGCCACTTCACCATTATGGATCGCGGTGATGCCGAAGATGCTATTAACCTTCTGCGTAATGCCCTTGGTCTTGCAGGAAAGGGACGACGTTTTCCCAAAAAGGAGACCATCGCTGCTATTTTCAGCAAGATGGTTAACAAAATGATGGGACTGGAGGATCTCATCGAGGCCGAATATCCCCACCTTTTAGGAGACATAGAGGATCTAGCCCGGCTTTTTCGCCACTATGTTCAATATAAACTGGAGCATCAACTCCTGGACTATGATGATCTACTTGTCTACTGGCGGCGCATATTGGCTGAATTCCCCAGGGTGCGGGAGTCTGTGGCTGAGCGCTTTAATTTCATAATGGTTGATGAATATCAGGATACCAACCACCTGCAGGCAGAAATAGTTCGCTTTATGGCTGAAGGACATGAGAATGTCATGGTGGTTGGGGATGATTCCCAGTCTATCTATTCTTTCAGAGGGGCCAATTTTCGTAATATCTTAGAATTTCCTCGTCTCTTCCCCGGGGCCAAGATCATCAAACTGGAAGAAAACTACCGAAGTACCCAGCCTATTTTAGATTTGGCCAATGCCGCCATTGCCCGGGCTAAAGAGAAATACACCAAATGCCTTCACACCAAAAGAAAGGGAGGAGAGCTTCCGGTAGTTTTTCGCGGTCGCGATGAGGCTGAGCAGAGTCGATTTATTGCCGACAGGATCCTCGAACTTCGTGAGGAGGGTGTAGAACTTTCCGATATCGCCGTGCTTTTTCGTTCTAGTTACCACTCTTTTGATCTGGAACTGGAGCTAACCAAGAGGGACATTCCCTTTGTCAAACAAGGGGGAATGAAGCTTATCGAAACAGCCCATATAAAAGACATTATTGCTCACCTAAGAATTATCGTTAATCCAATAGATATGCTTTCCTGGAATCGGATTCTCCTTCTTATTGAGGGGGTGGGGCCTAAGACCAGCCAACAGCTTATAAACTATCTGCGTTATACCCCCGAGCCCATCAAGGCCCTAGAGACCTATCCAGCCAAGCCGGCTATAAGAGAAGGCCTTGGTCGATTGGCCAGGACCCTTTTAGCCATGGCCAAAGAGGGACTTTCTCCGGAGGAGCGTTTGGAGATACTTTTTGAGTATTACCTTCCGCTTCTCTCCCGGGTCTACCATGACGATTATCCCAAGCGGGAAAAGGATCTTGATCATCTTCTTTCCATTGTCGGTCGCTACCAGGACCTGGATGATTTTCTAACCGATCTGGCCCTTGAACCTCCTGAAGCCAGCGTCGCCTCTGTAGAGCCTTACGATACTGATCGAGAATGTTTGGTTCTTTCGACTATTCATTCGGCTAAGGGCCTGGAGTGGCATACGGTCTTTGTTATCTCTCTTGTGGAAGGTCGTTTCCCCTCAGGATATTCTCTCGGCCGAGAGGATGATCTTGAAGAGGAGAGACGTCTTTTCTATGTAGCGGTTACCAGGGCCAGGGAGCGCCTTTATCTTACCTACCCGGGGACAATGTATATTCCTGGCCAGGGGAGGACCATCGCTAAAGCCTCCCGTTTTTTGGCTGAGCTTCCAGCAAGGCTCAGTCGTAATTGGCACGAAATACAGGCTGAACTGTCCCCGGATGAGGCTTCGGTGGTCATTAATATCGAAACTGGTCCGGCCTTTCAGCCCGGTGAGTGGGTCAAACATCCGGTCTTCGGGACGGGTCAGGTAAGAGGTATGACCGATCAACATAAGGTTGTTGTGAATTTTGAAACTGCCGGAACCAAGACCCTCCACCTCAAATATGTCAAACTAGAACGACTGGCCCCATGA
- a CDS encoding uracil-DNA glycosylase: MRERKRSPESTAGRCICCRHYYLTWDRRFPHGCKAFGFKSAGPPSRLVLQSSGALCRLFVAKEAKKQSE; this comes from the coding sequence ATGAGGGAACGCAAAAGATCCCCGGAGAGTACGGCTGGTCGATGCATTTGCTGTCGTCACTATTATCTCACCTGGGATCGTCGTTTTCCTCACGGCTGTAAGGCCTTCGGTTTTAAATCGGCCGGTCCTCCCAGTCGGCTAGTCCTTCAGAGCTCCGGTGCCCTGTGTCGCCTCTTTGTCGCCAAAGAGGCCAAAAAACAGTCGGAATAA
- a CDS encoding cytochrome c3 family protein, which yields MFILLGGGAEAAKCRGCHPMEGMGMASIHPPFMEDQCEMCHGQIDRSSSTKSINSKDIKWFLERHHLGGTAYIILPGRLRKYDLVFESQGPTFQERLSLESLPSLPQGHKPAILEAKLCGLEQGPWIEAKICVKTDLPTEVEINCNGVQGMSEGDFYTFQVISLAGLKVGKKYQCLLTARDISGEESQTKISFTTDHSFAGPQVPPARKVAVDLYQSPMEEPLLEIQSDGALNWRLGTIKKETSQAKRSHGHHKNLNSPVVAGLDACFKCHDSHSLGASHPVNVHLRQGMLAEGIPVFNGVVTCASCHNPHSAKEPYLLRKRGRNLCLSCHGQRYR from the coding sequence TTGTTTATCCTTCTTGGAGGGGGCGCGGAGGCAGCCAAATGCCGTGGTTGCCACCCCATGGAAGGAATGGGGATGGCTTCTATTCATCCCCCTTTTATGGAAGACCAATGCGAGATGTGCCACGGACAAATAGACAGGTCGTCTTCGACGAAAAGCATCAACTCTAAAGACATCAAGTGGTTTTTAGAAAGACATCATCTCGGGGGCACCGCCTACATTATTCTTCCGGGTCGCCTAAGGAAATATGACTTGGTCTTTGAATCCCAGGGGCCGACATTTCAAGAACGTCTTTCTCTGGAAAGTCTTCCCTCCCTGCCCCAGGGACACAAACCAGCCATCCTAGAAGCCAAACTCTGCGGCCTAGAGCAAGGCCCCTGGATAGAAGCCAAAATCTGTGTGAAGACCGACCTCCCTACGGAGGTAGAGATAAACTGCAATGGGGTCCAGGGGATGAGTGAGGGAGATTTTTACACCTTTCAGGTAATCTCTCTTGCCGGACTTAAGGTAGGGAAAAAATATCAATGCCTATTAACGGCGCGAGATATCAGTGGTGAGGAGAGCCAGACTAAGATCTCCTTCACCACAGATCATTCGTTTGCCGGCCCCCAGGTACCACCGGCTCGAAAGGTCGCAGTGGATCTCTACCAAAGCCCGATGGAGGAACCTCTACTTGAGATCCAGAGTGATGGAGCTCTAAATTGGCGTTTGGGCACTATAAAAAAAGAGACTTCTCAGGCAAAACGTTCTCATGGTCATCACAAAAATCTGAACTCTCCGGTGGTGGCTGGTCTTGATGCCTGCTTTAAGTGCCATGATTCTCATAGTCTGGGGGCCTCTCACCCGGTCAATGTCCATTTACGTCAGGGAATGCTGGCCGAAGGGATCCCGGTTTTTAATGGTGTAGTCACTTGTGCCAGCTGCCATAATCCTCACTCAGCCAAGGAACCGTATCTTCTCCGCAAAAGAGGACGTAACCTCTGCCTGTCCTGTCATGGCCAACGATATCGTTAA
- a CDS encoding bifunctional folylpolyglutamate synthase/dihydrofolate synthase, protein MNFSQACAFLNSFQFHGMKLGLERIQALMEALNNPHLLYPVVHVAGTNGKGSTAAMLARILQESGYRVGLYTSPHLVSVRERFLVSGQMISPEAFARIMTDLKRLVEAGYQVTYFELTTALAFVFFAEEGVDVAVIECGLGGTYDATNIVRPSLCLITNVGLDHQAYLGRTRREIAREKAGILKPRTPVITGARDVALKEIAYRASILDCPLYVAGRDFKAWGRKRLYFSFPERDFCLESIAPGLKGKYQFRNASLALAAAVLLGEAGFEKISPETIKRGLESVFWPGRLEEISLPEGRVILDGAHNLDGVRALEREILARGLDRRFILLFGATDEGGDKPYLEMLRILGSRAKKVLITVPEGPRRPITVDTWRSLIREGLPFEVAALVEKPSSALKAARKLISEETPLLVAGSLYLVGKVRNELLSGLITS, encoded by the coding sequence ATGAACTTTAGCCAGGCCTGCGCCTTTCTTAACTCCTTTCAGTTCCACGGGATGAAGCTAGGCCTTGAGCGTATTCAGGCCCTCATGGAGGCCCTGAATAACCCCCATCTTCTCTACCCCGTAGTCCATGTTGCCGGCACCAACGGCAAAGGATCCACGGCGGCTATGTTGGCCAGAATCCTTCAGGAATCAGGCTATCGGGTGGGCCTCTACACCTCTCCTCATCTTGTCTCTGTTCGAGAGCGATTCCTGGTCTCTGGCCAGATGATATCTCCCGAGGCCTTTGCCAGGATTATGACCGATCTTAAACGGCTGGTAGAGGCCGGCTATCAGGTCACCTATTTTGAACTGACCACCGCTCTGGCCTTTGTTTTCTTTGCTGAAGAGGGGGTAGATGTAGCCGTTATAGAGTGCGGTTTAGGGGGCACCTATGATGCTACAAATATCGTCCGCCCGAGCCTCTGCCTGATTACCAACGTGGGACTTGACCATCAGGCCTATCTGGGACGGACCAGACGGGAAATTGCCCGCGAGAAGGCGGGTATTCTCAAACCGAGAACCCCCGTAATTACAGGAGCAAGGGATGTGGCCTTAAAGGAAATAGCCTACAGGGCTTCGATCCTTGACTGTCCCCTTTATGTCGCTGGAAGAGATTTTAAGGCCTGGGGCAGGAAACGTCTCTACTTTTCCTTCCCGGAGAGAGACTTTTGCCTTGAATCTATAGCCCCGGGGCTAAAAGGAAAATATCAATTTCGAAATGCCTCTCTGGCTTTGGCGGCGGCTGTTCTTCTCGGCGAGGCTGGTTTTGAGAAGATCTCTCCGGAGACAATAAAAAGGGGGCTAGAATCGGTCTTTTGGCCGGGGAGGCTGGAAGAAATTTCTCTGCCTGAGGGCAGGGTTATTCTTGATGGGGCCCACAATCTTGATGGTGTTCGGGCCCTAGAAAGAGAAATCCTGGCTAGAGGTTTGGACAGACGTTTCATTCTCCTTTTTGGAGCCACCGATGAAGGGGGAGATAAACCCTACCTTGAGATGCTCAGAATCCTGGGGAGTCGGGCCAAAAAGGTTCTTATTACTGTCCCTGAAGGACCTCGAAGGCCTATCACTGTTGATACCTGGCGAAGTCTTATCCGTGAAGGGCTTCCCTTTGAGGTGGCCGCCCTGGTAGAAAAGCCTTCCTCAGCCCTCAAGGCGGCTCGAAAATTGATTTCTGAGGAAACCCCCCTGTTAGTGGCCGGCTCTCTTTATCTGGTAGGAAAGGTTCGAAACGAACTCCTTAGCGGCCTGATTACATCTTGA